CACGGCGCCCGGTGGTGGGCCGGCTTGCCGCCACGGCACCCCGGGTGGGGCGGGACCGGCCGGGCGTCGCGGCGCCCGTGACCGGCGGCGCCGAGCCGGCCTCGTCCCAGCTCAGGCCCTGCTGCCGGCCGCGCGCCCTGGACCGTTGGTGCGGGCGCCGAAGAGGGCGTAGACCGGGCAGAATCCCAGCGCCGCCGTCGCCAGCAGGACCACGGCGAGCCCGACGAGCACCCAGTTCCAGGGCGCCGCCAGGAGCCCGAGCGCCACGACGACGATCGCCGCGCCGCCGAGGACCGCACGGATGACGCGGTCCATGGTGCCCATGTTGACCGTCATGGCTGCCCCTCCTTCCGCCTCCACACAAGCAGGGGAGGGGCGTCCTGGCCAGGGACCTAAGCCCCCGAGCCGGGCGAGCTAGGCAACTGCCCAGCGGGCGCGGGACGCGCGATTCGACGGAGCGAGGTCCCCGCCATGCCCGCGGAACTGCCCTGCGGGCGCGGGACGCGCCCAGGACCACGCCGCGCACGCGCACGGCGCCGGCGAGCCCCGCCTCAGTAGTCCCAGGCCAGGCGGCTGCCGAGCCGTCCCTTCTCGACCACCAGGCGCGCGGGCAGGCGCTCGGTGAGGCTGGTGACGTGGGTGATCACGCCGACCATGCGCCCGT
The sequence above is drawn from the Trueperaceae bacterium genome and encodes:
- a CDS encoding DUF2892 domain-containing protein; translation: MTVNMGTMDRVIRAVLGGAAIVVVALGLLAAPWNWVLVGLAVVLLATAALGFCPVYALFGARTNGPGRAAGSRA